The genome window CTTTCAAATATTCCGATACATTGTCATTATACTCTATCTCATTTTAcatgtcctacttactattcattggtcaaatcaattttttctttttgtttattttctttagtaatgtttactcatttttaaatttgattttttgtgtttaatagtacttttagtatagtttctaaatatataaattttgtatattaatactaaacttaatattatgaaaaattggattaaaaataatttcaatcaagtttcgttaaccgaatcagacacttaaaatgggacggaggtagtattataTAGTAGTTGGTATGATTGTTACACTACTTTTATACTTCAAATGTGAAGATATTAGTTGACAAGATTAATCTGACACATAGATGGAACATACTAACATTGATGTTAAATGTATACAGGGTTGAAATGTCAACATTATTTATCATGTTACAGAAAatcttaattacacttttttttataacttaaatgattattttaaaacatttttaagtTTGAGAATTCAATTGATATTTTTGATACGGTTGGAGACGGGAGAATCTATTTAAACATTATcctgtttatttttattttctctcccTCTCTATCCACttataatatacggagtatactTTTAGTTTAAAAGAACCAcgtccccgaataattattataattaaaaataatatatatatgtgtgtgtacgcGCGCGCATGCgcgtattaattttttttaaattaaaattacactaatttaaaattttgactaaAAAATAATTGGAGAACGGGAATTCCCTGTCCCCATCTAATTCCCTGTGGAGACGAGGATGAggacaattttcaatttttcgtcggggatggggacggggtCGGGGTTGGGGTTTTGAGGACAAGGAGTGTACCctccgccccgttgccatccctaatgGATTTTAccacatatattatatataattttttttatagcttCAATCAATAATTCAATGTGGATATTGATAACATCATTGATAGAACAATTAAGACTTTAGTGAGTGACTAACCTAGTGTGGTGGGGTGGTGAAGTTAGATGGATTGAAACGATATACAACCAATTATAATACATATTCAAGTAAAAACTAATGATCGACTAGAAAAGTCAAACATATTGTATGGAAGGTGTTGCACATAGCTTAGTGCAATTGTCGTGCTTGCGTGTGAACGAGAAGTGGCAAAGCACTTTGAGCCTATCTAGCCGGTGTATGCAAGGTTGTTCCAATCAAATTAGGGTATATATAAGACAAAATTTTGTGTGAGATAGTTCCACGAATCATTGTCGGTGAGATTGGTCAGCGAGTTGTAAACAATTGACGTGTAAATATTGGTCAACTTTTATAGttctcattttaccataacTTTTCCCAACAAGTCCACCAAGGTTCACAAACACCAATATTGGTTTCGTTGCAATGGATTAGATTTACCGGCACATAAAAAAACAGTTAATGTACAAGGAGCTCCGCGAAATATACAAATGCTGTTGGTGGTTGATTTGGATAAGGCAGGCAACTGCACCCTCAGTGGTTCCATATAGGGGCAAATTGAGCAGGATATGAATGGAGGCAGTTATGGCTAAGCGGCTATCTGTTGGAGGCAGCAATGCATGGCAACAGAGACAACTGAAGCAGTTAACAACCATTGTACGATGATGATCTTTCCGCGACGAAAAATATTTGCTGGGAACTTTAACATGCACTTCTAATGTCTCTGTCTTACAGATGGGGAAGAGCTCAGGCTTGCAGTTCTTAAGAGCTTGCGGAATTCTGTCAAGCTTATCTTCCCATCTCGATCCATGTCTGCTTCGTCCAGAAGGGGGTTTATGGAGCCTCGTAAGCCCGTGTGCTGCAAGACACATTAGTATTGTGTAAACAACAGCCATCTACAAGCAATTCGAGATGCATATTTCGGGGGCAACGCTAAGCTGGTCAGACTATTAACTTGGTAactacaagattacaagttcaacttTCAATAGCAGTGACCTATCACAGGGCTGGGTTTACCCAGTGTACACCCTCAGGCAACCTTAGCTGAATTGGTTACGCtgttgacttagtaaccacaaAGTTATAATTTACAAGTCTGACTCCCAGCAGGAGTGGCTTATTGGCTTTCTTGATTCGAGCTGGTCAACTATGAACAATCTAGGACAGGATCGAAAAACTTACCATTTTAAGTTCATCTAGAGTGATATATCCATCTCTGTCAACATCAAATTTCTCGAAAGCAGTCTGTGATCTTTGGTGCCATTTTTCTGTATTATGTTCCTCCATCTGATTGACGTGCAAAGTGGCAGCAACAAACTCTTCAAAATCCACGAGTCCATCGGTGTTGCTGTCAATCTGCCAAGCATATAGCTAGTACTGATCAGGAATTAACTATAAAAGGACGAGGAGATTGAAGCCCAATAAGCGGATCTGAAACTGCTGAAAATAATGCTACTGAACATACCGCTTGAAGAATCTCAAGAACACGCGATTCTTTCATTCTCCATGGAATATCCTTAGCAAGTGCCTGCATTAAAGCCGTACACGTTTGTAAAATATTTGCGTATTTTCAACAACTACAAGAATCTGCGTGACTGTAAAAACATACCAGTCTCATTTCTTCCAGTGTAATGACGCCATTCTTATCCACATCAATAGCCTCAAATTGATCTCTGAGATCAGCCAACTCTTCTGGATCAAGTGTGGTAGCTAATGCCTGGAGTATAATGCATCAACGCGTAAAAAATAAGTACCACAAATAATACTCCAGTATGTAAAACGAGCATTTTGATTCACAGAAAGCTTATTGGATGGAGCAAGTATAAACTTAACCCTTAAAGCAATCTGTTTTAGACGACTGTATTTAACAAATTGCCGCATGTTGGACAGAACAGAAATGTCAAGAGGGATGTCTGATGCAATGCCTCCCTCTCGCACCCACTGATGTGCTGCAAAAGAATTATCGGATAAGTACATCATCCCGAAGCAGGAACCGAATAGTATACAGGATTCAtgacattataaaaataaaataagaccTAAAAAACAAGAAGGTAGGGTGTGTGGGTCGAGGAATGGTCTATTGTAAAACACAATTATCAAAATGGTAAAataattgttgggcagaggcctgaAGGGTTAAtcaagtccagcaccaggtggctagggggattgttgggtcGAGGCCTtcaggccaagtccagcaccatgcCTTTCGAAAATGTGGCTCTGGCTGCTACGcaggtataaggaaataaagttgcgccttcactaccagctataacttttggcgtagtggccGCCTATAGCTTTTGGACAGGAAAGTGATAGAAtggataaaaaaaatcatgtcgAAAAGATCTCTGCTTCTCATTAACCTTCATATAGACAGCCCAGTGATCGGAGTCAACAACATTGCTATGCCTAAGGATTTAAATGCCAACCATTCATAAGAACACGCGTGAATGCAAAATACAATAGTAATACTTACAAAGGGCCTGAGCAGCAGTAAGTCTAGCGTAAGGATCCTTCACCAGTAATTTCTTAACGAAATCTTTAGCACTGTTACTTATGCTTGGCCATGGCTTGCGACGAAAATCAGGTTTGTTTCTTAGAACCTATAACACACATATATTAGAATATACCCGAGAATACTACAGAGTACATGAAAGAGAGGTTTGGTGAAGACTGAAGCAAAAAGCTAAGGGCAAAAGAAAGTTACCATCCAAGTCAAAATGTTATTGAATTgcaaatacggagtaaatcAGAATTAGTTTGGGAGTAAAGATTACATGAGTTGAGTATAGCAAAGAAAATCTCAGGATAGAGCCTCGGCAACTCACCTCCTTGAATATGCCATCTTCTGTTTTATCCCAAAAGGGTCGCCGACCAGAAAGCAAAATATAGGTTATTACACCAATGCTCCATACATCTGACTCGGGGCCTGATTTACGCTTCAAGACCTCTGGAGCAACATAATATGCACTCCCGACAATATCTTGAAACTTCTTTCCTGCATTCATCACTCCTCGTGAAGTTCAAACTTCGATTATGGAAGCGATAAATCTAGATCCTATATGATTGACAGCTTTAAGAGCTAAATGAATGTAAACTAGAACGATAAATACCCGAGTTCATCTCATATAAAATACTACGGTGTAtatgatttcaattttcaaaatctaATCACCTGGTCTTATGAAGTCTGAAAGACCAAAATCAGTTGCCTTCAATGAAGAATCCTCTTgtgatttgaaaagaaaattctaCATCAAAGAAATGCATGTAAAATTGTAAATGAAGCAGAATATGCAGCGGGACCCAGTCAAAAAAACCGAAATTTATTGTCCATACCTCTGGTTTCATATCTCGATGTACCATACCGTGTAAATGACACTCTGCTGCAACTTTTAGCATCTGTCTTACAACAATTGCAGCATCTTTTTCAGAATAACGGCTATCTTTCCTGATTACAGAAAAATATTGTTAAGCCCTATACAATTATGCTCACTCGGGAATTCATGTGCTAGAGCTCAGACTGCAACCCGTGGATAGTTTATTGTCCCAAAAGTTGAGGAATACTTACTTTGCCAAGATACGGTCCAGTAGTTCTCCACCTTCACATAACCTAAAAGATATAAAAGAATTTGAAGAATAAGCCACATACTTTCCGAATCAAGAAACATAGAATAAAAGCGCTTGCAACTTAAGTGGTGAACTATCAATAGGGTCCAAAAAATGTCACTTACTCCATAACAATATACACGGAATTCTCGTCCTCAAATGCATTATGAAACTGAACCACGTTCTCGTGACCAGTTAAGGCACTTAATATCTTAACTTCTCGCCTGACATCTTCAACCGCAATAGGAAGGATCATCTGTCGTGAATCAGGACTCGTTATGATAATTGCAACCAAGGTAGCTGGAAAGTTACAGACtttaaaaacaatgcaattcaCAAGCCAGAATGTAACTGATCAGAAATCACAACCCATGCTTCTACCTTCACACTTCTACCAATATAAGAAGTATGGTAATTAGTAGCATCTCAGCAAGGAAttataagagagagagagaggagattTTATCTCAGTTCAtattacaaacaaaaaaaaaaacatattcttCTGAAAATGGAACTACATTATATTTCAGGAGCTTGCTGGATTCCATATCAATAACCAAGAATGTAAATTTATTGCCCGTTCGGACAGCTCAATTGGTTCCTGTtcgataaatttaaaaattgtaaaggtaaattaaggaaTAACATTAAAAACTCCACCAAAAGAACAGAAATCCCATTTCCAATACAGGGAGAGGAGATCAAATcacacacaaaaacaaaaaagggggaaaaacattaaggaaaacaaattacctTATTCTTCTCAATTTTCTTAACAGCAACGCGATCTCCGGTGGACTTATCTGTGGCAGCATAGGTGTACCCGAATTGACCATGTCCCAACAACTTGCCAATAATATACATCTTTTCAAAATTCTTATCATACCCAAAATCTGTTCTTTTCCCACAAGGAATAACCCCACTATGCTTCTTGGAACTGATCTTCGCATTCGAATTCCTGGCTTTGTTGGACGCTGCTTCTTTGGCCTTTTGTGTAAGATAATTCGACACATCTTGTTTCCTCGATGTGACAGTGTTGGTAGACGGCGGCTTCGTGGTCGTCTTGCGGTTGTTCGAGGCGGCATTGGTGGCGGAGGAGGAGTTATTGCTATTGGTGCTACTAGATTTTTTTCTTGTAAAGCAGTTACCCATTTCCCCAAATGTGTATAAAGCTCCAAACTTTTCTTCAATTTCCTTTAGGGATCACAAGATTCACAATTATCAGATAAATATCAGGAATGAATGATCATATGCaaagattaattttatttatttattgatttatttcttaAGCGGCAATCAAATTCATATGCATACTTATATACTTACAGAGAAATTCCGAAACCAATAATAATGAGATTTAAGAAAGGAAAGCTTGGAGCAGAAAGGATGAACGGGGTAAAGATTGAAGGTGGCGCCGGAGGTCAAAACagacttttggaagaagatgAGAGAGATAACAATgtggttttctctttttttttgttcttttttttttttttc of Ipomoea triloba cultivar NCNSP0323 chromosome 3, ASM357664v1 contains these proteins:
- the LOC116014513 gene encoding calcium-dependent protein kinase 16-like isoform X2, with protein sequence MILPIAVEDVRREVKILSALTGHENVVQFHNAFEDENSVYIVMELCEGGELLDRILAKKDSRYSEKDAAIVVRQMLKVAAECHLHGMVHRDMKPENFLFKSQEDSSLKATDFGLSDFIRPGKKFQDIVGSAYYVAPEVLKRKSGPESDVWSIGVITYILLSGRRPFWDKTEDGIFKEVLRNKPDFRRKPWPSISNSAKDFVKKLLVKDPYARLTAAQALSHQWVREGGIASDIPLDISVLSNMRQFVKYSRLKQIALRALATTLDPEELADLRDQFEAIDVDKNGVITLEEMRLALAKDIPWRMKESRVLEILQAIDSNTDGLVDFEEFVAATLHVNQMEEHNTEKWHQRSQTAFEKFDVDRDGYITLDELKMHTGLRGSINPLLDEADMDRDGKISLTEFRKLLRTASLSSSPSVRQRH
- the LOC116014513 gene encoding calcium-dependent protein kinase 18-like isoform X1, with the protein product MGNCFTRKKSSSTNSNNSSSATNAASNNRKTTTKPPSTNTVTSRKQDVSNYLTQKAKEAASNKARNSNAKISSKKHSGVIPCGKRTDFGYDKNFEKMYIIGKLLGHGQFGYTYAATDKSTGDRVAVKKIEKNKMILPIAVEDVRREVKILSALTGHENVVQFHNAFEDENSVYIVMELCEGGELLDRILAKKDSRYSEKDAAIVVRQMLKVAAECHLHGMVHRDMKPENFLFKSQEDSSLKATDFGLSDFIRPGKKFQDIVGSAYYVAPEVLKRKSGPESDVWSIGVITYILLSGRRPFWDKTEDGIFKEVLRNKPDFRRKPWPSISNSAKDFVKKLLVKDPYARLTAAQALSHQWVREGGIASDIPLDISVLSNMRQFVKYSRLKQIALRALATTLDPEELADLRDQFEAIDVDKNGVITLEEMRLALAKDIPWRMKESRVLEILQAIDSNTDGLVDFEEFVAATLHVNQMEEHNTEKWHQRSQTAFEKFDVDRDGYITLDELKMHTGLRGSINPLLDEADMDRDGKISLTEFRKLLRTASLSSSPSVRQRH